A window of Gemmatimonadota bacterium genomic DNA:
TAAGTGGTTGATGTACGATCCGATTGTGCATATTCCGCTGATGATTCGCACGCCGCAATCTGTTGATCGTCCGTGCGAAACGCGCGATCTGGTTTCGCTTATGGATCTGGGTCCGACGATTTTAGAGGCTGCGGGGGTAGCTATTCCGACCTATTTGGAGGGCCGCTCTTTGATGCCGTATTTGAATGGGGAGACGCCCGTGCCTCGAAAATACGTTTTTTGCGAGGATAATTATCAGATTATGATGCGGTCACAGACCCATAAGATGGTGTATTATATCGGGCAAGCAGAAGGCGAGTTGTATGATTTAGATCGCGATCCCGGAGAGTTGTGGAATGTTTGGGATAGGTCTGAATACGCCGATGTGAAAGGCGAGATGTTCGCAGATTTGCTCAGTTGGATGGCGACGAGCAATTATTACAATGCCGGATACAAACGCCAGCGCAGCAAGCAATACGGCATGCGATGGCCCTCGGAAAACGACGCGTATTTGCACGGGCGCAAAGGACAGCCAAAACCCCGGGCTGTCGATTTGTAGAGGGTGATATACAATTTATGCGCGTGATTACTGAATTC
This region includes:
- a CDS encoding DUF4976 domain-containing protein; translation: KWLMYDPIVHIPLMIRTPQSVDRPCETRDLVSLMDLGPTILEAAGVAIPTYLEGRSLMPYLNGETPVPRKYVFCEDNYQIMMRSQTHKMVYYIGQAEGELYDLDRDPGELWNVWDRSEYADVKGEMFADLLSWMATSNYYNAGYKRQRSKQYGMRWPSENDAYLHGRKGQPKPRAVDL